A window of Ranitomeya variabilis isolate aRanVar5 chromosome 2, aRanVar5.hap1, whole genome shotgun sequence contains these coding sequences:
- the YIPF3 gene encoding protein YIPF3 encodes MAGSRPLSAADWGAFDDNMQAGGGAAVIDMENMDDTSGSSFEDMGEIHQRMKEDEEEVDGDPAPEEGEEDGAFLGMKGLKGQLGRQVADEMWQAGKRQATKAFSLYANIDILRPYFDVEPAQVRSRLLESMIPVRMINFPQKIAGELYGPLMLVFTMVAILLHGMKSSGTVIIEGTLMGTAIGTCFGYWLGVSSLVYFIAYLCNAQITMLQTLSLLGYGLFGHCIVLLITYNIHFHSLFYIFWLCIGGLSTLRMVVVLLSRTVGQTQRLILCGSIAALHMLFLLYLHFAYHKVVEGILDTLDGQNLPPPFQRVARDLSVGTNFVLNTTAHILSVQSR; translated from the exons GCCGGGGGCGGTGCCGCTGTGATTGACATGGAGAACATGGACGACACTTCTGGCTCCAGTTTTGAGGACATGGGGGAGATCCACCAGCGGAtgaaggaggacgaggaggaggttgACGGAGACCCAGCGCCCGAGGAGGGCGAGGAGGACGGCGCTTTCCTGGGGATGAAAGGCCTGAAGGGTCAGCTGGGCCGGCAGGTGGCAGATGAG ATGTGGCAGGCGGGGAAGAGACAGGCGACCAAAGCCTTCAGCCTCTACGCCAACATCGACATCCTGCGGCCGTACTTCGACGTGGAGCCTGCGCAGGTCCGGAGCCG ACTCCTGGAGTCGATGATCCCGGTCCGGATGATTAATTTCCCCCAG AAAATCGCTGGGGAGCTGTACGGGCCCCTGATGCTGGTATTCACCATGGTGGCCATCCTCCTGCATGGAATGAAGTCGTCCGGAACGGTTATA ATAGAGGGCACTCTCATGGGCACGGCCATTGGCACCTGCTTCGGGTATTGGTTGGGGGTCTCGTCACTTGTTTACTTTATTGCTTATCTGTGTAACGCTCAAATCACAATGCTGCAGACCCTGTCCTTGCTG GGGTACGGTCTGTTCGGACACTGCATCGTCCTCCTCATCACCTATAACATCCATTTTCACTCTCTGTTCTACATCTTCTGGTTGTGCATTGGGGGCCTGTCCACATTACGCATG GTGGTGGTTTTGCTGTCGCGCACAGTCGGCCAGACGCAGAGGCTCATCCTGTGTGGATCCATCGCTGCTCTGCACATGTTGTTCCTGCTCTACCTGCATTTTGCCTATCATAAGGTTGTAGAAG GTATCTTGGATACATTGGACGGACAGAATTTGCCTCCTCCCTTCCAGCGAGTTGCTCGTGACCTGTCAGTGGGCACAAATTTTGTTCTTAACACCACCGCGCACATCTTGAGTGTCCAATCCCGTTGA